In Kitasatospora gansuensis, a genomic segment contains:
- a CDS encoding AfsR/SARP family transcriptional regulator — MLTIRLFGAVEIRAAAQLVPLRSNRERAVLAALAHDLGKAVSHDVLTQRVWDDEPPANALALLYSYVSRLRRAFRDAIEQTGSDGPAPEVTSGPRTYTLEADRTAVDWHRYLRAAARARTLAEAGDDRAALAAFDQAEALWHGEALAGLPGLWAQATRTRMAEQRLATTLHRYPIELRLGRFTDLVPELSRQLDQHPGNESLAGHLLIALYGAGRPGDALTTFQRVRHHLLNELGTDPGPQLTHLHDRILNQAPVAELLPDRQPAPRGTSHRSTALSNLPGMSHLIGRDDVLAQVAEADRQRARIQVLSGMPGVGKTELALHAADRLQSRYPDGRIYLSLQGHSTPQSPPLPTHSALLFLLRTLGAPADSLHADTAELSTRWRTELAARRMVVILDDVASPEQVRPLLPDSPSSTALLTSRHRLTELSGAHTHFLDLLPEAESIALFRHLVGQERTDDIAQVGDIVARLGQLPLALAIGAARLKGRPTWTLERLARRLAREPGRLGEIRDEFRDVARVFEMSYLALSGDQRSGFRRLGLHPGPDFGSFEAEALIGRPGGQSERIIESLLNCHLLQEISPERYRFHDLLGEYARTLAQREEPTGEREAAVRRLVLTCIRLADQADRILYPGRPRLPVTGIEGTDPHWTDEADPHHWLTESCAALVATELQARGAGLMVEAAQLSHVLAEFLRQEGHWVAAAEMHHASSAHWRTVGNRRAEGRSRIDLSVSYSNTSRNSLAGEAGERALALTRAARDPEGEAEALTQLARLHLRTGEYETALDLQRKALTLPINRANRIRYSNGHGIILLHLSEPAEALVAFFEALSEARRSGDIRKEGQALNNIGNVYLEMGDQQSARRTFEESLTLSRISGTDSDRAMIRINLAETLPLPEELLTAVRLCQAGLETFRQLDDRQHVVKTLNILGGTYLRADRPRDAVDRFTEAAQVAHEVGAVHEEIIALRGAGRAETALGHLRQATQHLGAAVTLARATRLPGAEAEAADSLAAALLRFGRPSEAQAMWQRAVALGSSLDLGESDYLRACLRPIQ; from the coding sequence ATGCTGACGATTCGTCTGTTCGGCGCAGTGGAGATCCGCGCCGCGGCCCAGCTCGTCCCCCTCCGCTCGAACCGCGAGCGGGCGGTGCTCGCGGCGCTCGCCCACGACCTCGGCAAGGCGGTCTCGCACGACGTGCTGACCCAGCGGGTCTGGGACGACGAGCCACCCGCCAACGCCCTGGCCCTGCTCTACAGTTACGTCTCCAGACTCCGCCGGGCCTTCCGCGACGCAATCGAGCAGACCGGCTCGGACGGCCCCGCCCCGGAGGTCACCAGCGGTCCGCGCACCTACACCCTGGAGGCCGACCGGACCGCGGTCGACTGGCACCGTTACCTGCGGGCGGCCGCCCGTGCCAGAACCCTGGCCGAGGCGGGCGACGACCGGGCCGCCCTGGCCGCCTTCGACCAGGCCGAGGCCCTCTGGCACGGCGAGGCCCTGGCCGGCCTGCCCGGCCTCTGGGCCCAGGCCACCCGCACCAGGATGGCCGAGCAGCGGCTCGCGACCACCCTGCACCGCTACCCGATCGAGCTCCGCCTCGGCCGCTTCACCGACCTGGTCCCCGAACTCTCCCGCCAGCTCGACCAGCACCCCGGCAACGAATCGCTGGCCGGCCACCTGCTGATCGCCCTCTACGGCGCCGGGCGCCCCGGCGACGCCCTGACCACCTTCCAACGGGTCCGCCACCATCTCCTCAACGAGCTCGGCACCGACCCGGGCCCCCAGCTCACCCACCTCCACGACCGCATCCTGAACCAGGCCCCGGTGGCCGAGCTCCTGCCGGACCGGCAGCCGGCTCCACGCGGCACATCGCACCGGTCCACGGCGCTCTCCAATCTTCCCGGCATGAGCCACCTGATCGGCCGGGACGACGTGCTGGCCCAGGTCGCCGAGGCCGACCGGCAGCGGGCAAGGATCCAGGTCCTCTCCGGCATGCCCGGGGTCGGAAAGACCGAACTGGCCCTGCACGCCGCCGATCGCCTCCAGTCCCGCTACCCCGACGGTCGGATCTACCTCAGCCTCCAAGGCCATTCCACACCCCAGTCGCCGCCGCTCCCCACCCACTCCGCACTGCTCTTCCTGCTCCGCACCCTCGGCGCTCCAGCCGACTCCCTGCATGCCGACACCGCCGAGCTCAGTACGCGCTGGCGGACCGAACTCGCCGCCCGCCGCATGGTGGTGATCCTGGACGATGTCGCCAGCCCGGAGCAGGTCCGTCCGCTGTTGCCCGACTCGCCCTCCTCGACAGCCCTGCTGACCAGTCGGCACCGACTCACCGAACTCTCCGGTGCGCACACCCATTTCCTCGATCTGCTGCCCGAAGCCGAGTCGATCGCCCTGTTCCGTCACCTGGTCGGCCAGGAGCGAACCGACGACATCGCCCAGGTCGGCGACATCGTCGCGCGCTTGGGCCAGTTACCGCTCGCTCTCGCGATCGGGGCCGCCCGCCTCAAGGGCAGACCGACCTGGACCCTGGAGCGCCTGGCCCGCCGACTGGCCCGCGAGCCCGGCCGCCTGGGTGAGATCCGGGACGAATTCCGTGACGTGGCACGGGTGTTCGAGATGTCGTACCTGGCCCTCAGTGGGGATCAGCGCTCGGGATTTCGTCGTCTCGGCCTGCACCCGGGGCCGGATTTCGGCTCCTTCGAGGCCGAGGCCCTGATCGGCAGACCGGGCGGCCAATCCGAGAGGATCATCGAAAGCCTGCTCAACTGCCACCTGCTGCAAGAGATCTCCCCCGAGCGCTATCGCTTCCACGACCTGCTCGGCGAGTACGCGCGCACCCTGGCCCAACGCGAGGAGCCCACCGGCGAACGCGAGGCAGCCGTCCGCCGCTTGGTTCTCACCTGTATCCGGCTCGCCGACCAGGCCGATCGCATCCTCTACCCCGGCCGACCCAGGCTTCCCGTCACCGGCATCGAGGGCACTGATCCGCACTGGACCGATGAGGCGGATCCGCACCACTGGCTCACCGAGTCGTGTGCAGCCCTGGTGGCGACCGAGCTGCAGGCCCGGGGCGCCGGACTGATGGTCGAGGCCGCTCAACTCTCCCATGTCCTGGCCGAGTTCCTCCGCCAGGAAGGGCACTGGGTGGCGGCTGCGGAGATGCACCACGCCTCGTCCGCCCACTGGCGGACCGTCGGGAACCGCCGCGCCGAGGGCCGCAGCCGGATCGACCTGAGCGTCAGCTACTCGAACACCTCCCGCAACTCCCTGGCCGGAGAGGCAGGCGAGCGGGCACTCGCGCTGACCCGGGCGGCGAGAGACCCGGAGGGCGAGGCCGAGGCCCTCACCCAACTGGCCCGACTGCACCTGCGCACCGGCGAGTACGAGACCGCACTGGATCTGCAGCGGAAGGCCCTGACCCTGCCGATCAACCGAGCCAACCGGATCAGGTACTCCAACGGGCACGGCATCATCCTGCTCCATCTCTCCGAGCCGGCGGAGGCGCTCGTCGCGTTCTTCGAAGCGCTCTCCGAAGCACGGCGCAGCGGCGATATCCGGAAAGAGGGACAGGCCCTCAACAACATCGGCAACGTCTATCTGGAAATGGGCGACCAGCAGTCGGCCCGGCGGACCTTCGAGGAGTCGCTCACCCTGAGCAGAATCTCCGGCACCGATTCCGATCGCGCCATGATCCGCATCAATCTGGCCGAAACCCTGCCCCTCCCTGAAGAGCTCCTTACCGCCGTCCGACTGTGTCAGGCCGGCCTGGAGACCTTCCGGCAGCTCGACGACCGCCAACACGTCGTCAAAACACTGAACATCCTCGGTGGCACCTACCTGCGCGCCGATCGGCCTCGCGACGCCGTCGACCGCTTCACCGAGGCCGCCCAGGTCGCCCACGAGGTCGGGGCCGTCCACGAGGAGATCATCGCCCTACGCGGCGCGGGTCGGGCCGAGACTGCACTCGGGCACCTGCGCCAGGCCACCCAACACCTCGGCGCCGCCGTGACCCTGGCCCGCGCGACCCGGCTTCCCGGCGCGGAGGCCGAAGCTGCCGACAGTCTGGCTGCCGCCCTGCTCCGGTTCGGCCGCCCCTCGGAGGCCCAGGCGATGTGGCAGCGAGCAGTGGCCCTCGGCTCATCATTGGACCTCGGCGAATCAGACTATCTTCGCGCTTGTCTTCGACCGATTCAGTGA
- a CDS encoding cupin domain-containing protein has translation MNIKRTGTAVLGALLLGFLPTVAGATPGSGVTATLLGKGTSDGSITLKAKGRTDVVFREITIAPGGTTGWHYHPGQVLAVVKSGTLTRKLDDCATEVTPAGGVVVEPAGHKHTHIGYNYGTEPVVLLVTYLVPEGSPLSVDMPAPSCA, from the coding sequence ATGAACATCAAGCGCACCGGCACGGCCGTCCTCGGCGCACTTCTCCTCGGCTTCCTGCCGACCGTCGCGGGCGCGACCCCGGGCAGCGGCGTCACCGCCACGCTGCTCGGCAAGGGCACCTCGGACGGCAGCATCACGCTCAAGGCCAAGGGCCGCACCGACGTGGTCTTCCGGGAGATCACCATCGCCCCCGGCGGCACCACCGGCTGGCACTACCACCCGGGCCAGGTGCTCGCCGTGGTCAAGTCCGGCACCCTGACCCGCAAGCTGGACGACTGCGCGACCGAGGTGACCCCGGCCGGCGGCGTCGTGGTGGAGCCGGCCGGGCACAAGCACACCCACATCGGCTACAACTACGGCACCGAGCCGGTGGTCCTGCTGGTCACCTACCTGGTCCCGGAGGGCAGCCCCCTCTCGGTCGACATGCCGGCCCCCAGCTGCGCCTGA
- a CDS encoding Fpg/Nei family DNA glycosylase: MPEGDSVHRVAGQLDRALTGRPLITAELRVPAHATADLTGRRVLGTVPRGKHLLTRFDGGLTLHTHLRMDGRWALYGPGERWTGGAGHQIRAVLGVEGRTAVGYRLPVVQLLRTTEEQTVVGHLGPDLLGPDWDAAEAARRLAADPERPLGAALLDQRNLAGIGNIYANELCFLAGLTPWAPVADALPVLERLAARAHQLLDANKERPGHPTTPDPRPGRQNWVYGRARRPCLRCGTTVRTAQHDRDRPAYWCPHCQRGPTPR, translated from the coding sequence GTGCCAGAAGGAGACTCCGTCCACCGCGTCGCCGGGCAGCTGGACCGCGCGCTCACCGGCCGGCCGCTGATCACCGCCGAGCTCCGGGTGCCCGCCCACGCCACCGCCGACCTGACCGGGCGCCGGGTGCTCGGCACCGTCCCGCGCGGCAAGCACCTGCTGACCAGGTTCGACGGCGGACTGACCCTGCACACCCACCTGCGGATGGACGGCCGCTGGGCGCTGTACGGCCCGGGGGAGCGGTGGACCGGCGGGGCCGGGCACCAGATCAGGGCCGTGCTCGGGGTCGAGGGGCGGACGGCCGTCGGGTACCGGCTGCCGGTCGTGCAGCTGCTCCGCACCACCGAGGAACAGACCGTGGTCGGCCACCTCGGCCCCGACCTGCTGGGCCCGGACTGGGACGCCGCCGAGGCCGCCCGCCGACTCGCCGCCGATCCCGAACGGCCGCTCGGCGCCGCCCTGTTGGACCAGCGAAACCTGGCCGGGATCGGCAACATCTACGCCAACGAGCTGTGCTTCCTGGCCGGGCTCACCCCGTGGGCCCCGGTCGCCGACGCCCTCCCCGTCCTGGAGCGGCTGGCGGCCCGGGCCCACCAGCTGCTCGACGCGAACAAGGAACGCCCGGGCCACCCGACCACCCCGGACCCCCGCCCGGGCCGGCAGAACTGGGTCTACGGCCGGGCCCGCCGGCCGTGCCTGCGCTGCGGCACCACCGTGCGCACCGCCCAGCACGACCGCGACCGGCCCGCGTACTGGTGCCCGCACTGCCAGCGCGGCCCTACGCCTCGATGA
- a CDS encoding S-methyl-5'-thioadenosine phosphorylase, whose amino-acid sequence MSESAARPVRAEIGVIGGSGLYALLDDVTEVVVDTPYGAPSDAVFVGEVAGRSVAFLPRHGRGHGLPPHRINYRANLWALHSLGVRQVLGPCAVGGLREEYGPGTLVVPDQFVDRTDGRQQTYYNGLPLPGGGRPEVVHVSMADPYCPDGRRVALGAARDCAWEPVDGGTLVVIGGPRFSTRAESRWFAANGWSVVGMTGHPEAVLARELGLCYTSLALVTDLDAGVESGEGVTHAEVLEVFGRNVDRLRTVLFKALESLPATRDCLCSHALDGLETGLPGV is encoded by the coding sequence ATGAGCGAGAGCGCCGCCCGTCCCGTCCGCGCCGAGATCGGTGTGATCGGGGGCTCGGGCCTGTACGCGCTGCTGGACGACGTGACCGAGGTGGTGGTGGACACGCCGTACGGGGCGCCCAGCGACGCGGTGTTCGTCGGGGAGGTGGCCGGGCGGTCGGTGGCGTTCCTGCCCCGGCACGGGCGGGGCCACGGGCTGCCGCCGCACCGGATCAACTACCGGGCCAACCTGTGGGCGCTGCACTCGCTGGGCGTGCGGCAGGTGCTCGGGCCGTGCGCGGTGGGCGGGCTGCGGGAGGAGTACGGGCCCGGGACGCTGGTCGTCCCCGACCAGTTCGTCGACCGGACCGACGGCCGGCAGCAGACCTACTACAACGGCCTGCCGCTGCCCGGCGGCGGCCGGCCCGAGGTGGTGCACGTCTCGATGGCCGACCCGTACTGCCCCGACGGGCGGCGGGTCGCGCTGGGCGCGGCCCGGGATTGCGCCTGGGAGCCGGTGGACGGCGGCACCCTGGTGGTGATCGGCGGGCCGCGGTTCTCGACCCGTGCGGAGTCGCGCTGGTTCGCCGCGAACGGCTGGTCGGTGGTCGGCATGACCGGCCACCCGGAGGCCGTGCTGGCCCGCGAACTGGGCCTCTGCTACACCTCGCTGGCCCTGGTCACCGACCTGGACGCCGGGGTGGAGAGCGGCGAGGGCGTCACCCACGCGGAGGTGCTGGAGGTGTTCGGACGGAACGTGGACCGGCTGCGCACCGTGCTGTTCAAGGCACTGGAGAGCCTGCCCGCGACCCGCGACTGCCTCTGCTCGCACGCACTGGACGGCCTGGAGACCGGCCTGCCGGGCGTCTGA
- a CDS encoding ABC transporter permease has translation MTANLPPTPRRIAAVCLAVPLLVAFALWAFTWPAARLAPHDLPIGVAGPAAATAPFEQQLASHQGAFEIHRYTDGAAAREAVENREVYGAVVAGEAGPELYTASAAGPLVAQLLQGVGGKAKLTDVVPAPAGDPRGAVFGAGLLPLVLAGIASGALVTLLRLRGGAAIGALLGAAALTGLVAAAIAHSWLGALTGNWSAEAGVLALTTLAVGATTAGLAALIGPPGIGLTALLMVLLGNSFSGVTSAPELLPGAARVIGAQLPPGAAGTLLRSVAFFDGAAAAAPLLTLSLWAGLGLAAVGLAAARRRPAPEAAALAVGEPGQVTTPA, from the coding sequence ATGACCGCCAACCTGCCGCCGACACCACGTCGGATCGCCGCCGTCTGCCTGGCCGTACCCCTGCTGGTGGCCTTCGCACTCTGGGCCTTCACCTGGCCCGCCGCCCGCCTCGCCCCGCACGACCTGCCGATCGGGGTGGCCGGACCGGCTGCCGCCACCGCCCCGTTCGAGCAGCAACTGGCCTCCCATCAGGGCGCGTTCGAGATCCACCGGTACACCGATGGTGCCGCCGCCCGGGAGGCGGTGGAGAACCGGGAGGTCTACGGCGCAGTGGTGGCGGGCGAGGCCGGGCCGGAGCTGTACACCGCGTCGGCGGCCGGGCCGCTGGTGGCCCAACTGCTCCAGGGGGTCGGCGGAAAGGCGAAGCTGACCGACGTCGTCCCGGCACCGGCCGGGGACCCGCGTGGGGCCGTGTTCGGGGCGGGGCTGCTGCCGTTGGTGCTCGCCGGGATCGCGTCCGGAGCCCTGGTCACGCTGCTCCGGCTGCGCGGCGGCGCGGCCATCGGAGCGCTTCTCGGGGCGGCCGCGCTGACCGGCTTGGTCGCGGCGGCGATCGCCCACAGCTGGCTCGGCGCGCTGACCGGCAACTGGTCCGCCGAGGCGGGCGTCCTCGCCCTCACCACCCTCGCGGTCGGCGCCACCACCGCCGGCCTGGCCGCCCTGATCGGACCGCCCGGCATCGGCCTGACCGCCCTGCTGATGGTCCTGCTTGGCAACTCGTTCTCCGGAGTCACCTCCGCCCCCGAACTCCTGCCCGGCGCCGCCCGCGTGATCGGCGCCCAACTCCCACCGGGAGCAGCCGGCACCCTGCTCCGCTCCGTCGCCTTCTTCGACGGCGCGGCCGCCGCCGCCCCGCTGCTCACCCTCTCCCTCTGGGCGGGCCTCGGCCTCGCAGCAGTCGGCCTGGCCGCCGCCCGCCGCCGGCCGGCACCGGAGGCGGCCGCCCTGGCGGTCGGTGAGCCAGGCCAAGTGACGACGCCCGCCTGA
- a CDS encoding phosphohydrolase, with protein MPTLSLADVDALAAEAHAGQFDLIGAPYIGHVRAVAAGVAPFGVGLQMAGLLHDVLEDTPVTADDLLRAGVPFSVVATVRRVTRLPGVSYPEMLRQVVTDHAATLLKISDNAHNSHPDRAAALAPADRERLAERYRSARAVLWPAAAAADVRAVLELVNPALLAELAPAAR; from the coding sequence GTGCCCACGCTGAGCCTTGCCGACGTCGACGCCCTGGCGGCCGAAGCGCACGCCGGACAGTTCGACCTGATCGGCGCGCCGTACATCGGGCACGTCCGGGCGGTGGCGGCGGGCGTCGCGCCGTTCGGGGTCGGGCTGCAGATGGCCGGACTGCTGCACGACGTCCTGGAGGACACCCCGGTGACGGCCGACGACCTGCTGCGCGCGGGCGTGCCGTTCAGCGTGGTGGCGACCGTGCGACGGGTGACCAGGCTGCCCGGGGTGAGCTACCCGGAGATGCTCCGGCAGGTGGTGACCGACCACGCGGCCACCCTGCTGAAGATCTCCGACAACGCGCACAACTCGCACCCCGACCGGGCCGCCGCACTGGCGCCGGCTGACCGCGAGCGGCTGGCCGAGCGCTACCGCTCGGCCCGGGCGGTGCTCTGGCCCGCCGCGGCGGCGGCGGACGTCCGGGCGGTGCTGGAGCTGGTCAACCCCGCGCTGCTGGCGGAGCTGGCCCCGGCGGCGCGATGA
- a CDS encoding uridine kinase: protein MRVHPISPERLAELLADRIADLSADGRRVRVALDGAPAAGPGALADALVEPLRLRGRPVQRVSAADFLRPASVRLEYGHQDADAYHDGWLDDGALLREVLDPLEPGGTGRILPTFRDPATDRSTRARYVELPPGGVLLLDGPLLLGRWLPFELTVHLALGPAALARRTAPEEQWTLPAFARYQAETDPIALADLTVRCDDPRHPALIEA, encoded by the coding sequence GTGCGGGTACACCCCATCTCCCCGGAGCGGCTGGCCGAACTGCTCGCCGACCGGATCGCCGACCTGTCCGCCGACGGCCGCCGGGTCCGGGTGGCCCTGGACGGCGCGCCCGCCGCCGGTCCCGGCGCGCTCGCGGACGCGTTGGTCGAGCCGCTGCGCCTGCGCGGACGCCCCGTCCAGCGGGTGTCGGCGGCCGACTTCCTCCGCCCGGCCTCGGTCCGTCTGGAGTACGGCCACCAGGACGCCGACGCGTACCACGACGGCTGGCTGGACGACGGCGCGCTGCTGCGCGAGGTGCTCGACCCGCTGGAGCCCGGCGGCACCGGCCGGATCCTGCCCACCTTCCGGGACCCGGCCACCGACCGGTCCACCCGGGCCCGGTACGTCGAACTGCCGCCCGGCGGCGTCCTGTTGCTGGACGGCCCGCTGCTGCTCGGCCGCTGGCTGCCGTTCGAACTCACCGTGCACCTCGCCCTCGGCCCGGCCGCCCTGGCCCGCCGGACCGCGCCCGAGGAGCAGTGGACCCTGCCCGCCTTCGCCCGCTACCAGGCCGAGACCGACCCGATCGCCCTCGCCGACCTCACCGTCCGCTGCGACGACCCCCGGCACCCCGCCCTCATCGAGGCGTAG
- a CDS encoding DUF309 domain-containing protein, producing the protein MGDTENDGGDAACWLEQVCPECGRLRASCGHDEVAAPSPSAVRRPGRDRDAAGRARNGRPRDGLGRPLPYGAQGAPRQPEGVHRSPGQTLTEAQQLLDAGMPFHAHEVLEDRWKAAPEPERPLWRALAQYAVGLTHAARGNPTGAAALLARAADGLAPFEAAPPFDLDIAGIRRWAGQPAAVSTTVPAPEAPALRRLR; encoded by the coding sequence ATGGGTGACACGGAGAACGACGGCGGGGACGCGGCGTGCTGGCTGGAGCAGGTCTGCCCGGAGTGCGGGCGGCTGCGCGCTTCGTGCGGACACGATGAGGTAGCGGCGCCTTCGCCCAGCGCCGTACGGCGTCCCGGCCGGGACCGCGACGCGGCGGGCCGGGCCCGGAACGGACGTCCGCGCGACGGACTCGGCCGGCCGCTCCCGTACGGCGCGCAGGGCGCCCCGCGCCAGCCGGAGGGCGTGCACCGCTCGCCCGGGCAGACGCTCACCGAGGCCCAGCAACTGCTGGACGCCGGAATGCCGTTCCACGCCCACGAGGTGCTCGAGGACCGCTGGAAGGCCGCCCCCGAACCGGAGCGGCCGCTCTGGCGCGCCCTCGCCCAGTACGCGGTCGGCCTCACCCACGCCGCCCGCGGCAACCCGACCGGCGCGGCCGCCCTGCTGGCCCGCGCGGCGGACGGCCTGGCCCCGTTCGAGGCGGCCCCGCCGTTCGACCTCGACATCGCGGGCATCCGGCGGTGGGCGGGGCAGCCGGCGGCCGTCTCGACGACGGTGCCTGCGCCGGAGGCGCCGGCGCTGCGGCGGCTTCGGTAG
- a CDS encoding HEAT repeat domain-containing protein, translated as MATAGYGRYEESRSGRLVAAVHARDAELVRALLEEGADPDTVGEDGLPVLCVAVAAYDERVAEALVEGGADQYRSLPDGTTPLLRAVDLGSPTMVLTLLLDEPQLRVPQGMQERLLALARHWYEIGAAEELRRRTGTPGPAAVRLIPDGEYNRIEQISLGELTVRAGHGGILTWLERAFHIPTPVDELAARALRYPDEEDADSHGDWFAACFTLGERRDKETWAAVAALRHHPSPAHRGFLADALGVGGVSVGTAGQDWYPDARNRLLAAWAADETDGRVLARVLAAYPGCNEGPDSEALGLRYADHPESRVRSEVPYYLHTHGVPLTPAATTALLALARDPEAEVRAAVCHVLGGGRDLTSETRNALLTLVRDPEAGVRVTAAVALSSSGDREPAVADAFVLLLDEEDQLLRLEGAYGLAKLDDPRTGAANERVGPLGPGFEHDHRASELWYWTWRNRPDQA; from the coding sequence ATGGCAACGGCGGGGTACGGCCGATACGAAGAGAGCCGGAGCGGCCGGCTCGTAGCAGCAGTCCATGCACGCGACGCCGAGCTGGTGCGTGCGCTGCTGGAAGAGGGAGCGGACCCCGACACGGTCGGCGAGGACGGGCTCCCGGTGTTGTGCGTAGCCGTGGCGGCGTACGACGAACGGGTCGCCGAGGCGTTGGTGGAGGGCGGGGCCGACCAGTACCGATCCTTGCCTGACGGGACGACACCGCTGCTGCGGGCCGTCGATCTCGGCTCGCCGACGATGGTCCTGACGCTCCTGCTCGACGAACCGCAGCTGCGAGTCCCGCAAGGCATGCAGGAGCGACTGCTCGCGTTGGCCAGGCACTGGTACGAGATCGGCGCAGCCGAGGAGTTGCGCCGCAGGACAGGTACACCCGGACCCGCTGCCGTACGCCTCATCCCCGACGGCGAGTACAACCGGATCGAGCAGATCTCCCTGGGTGAGCTCACCGTCCGGGCCGGGCACGGTGGCATCCTCACCTGGCTGGAGCGGGCCTTCCACATTCCGACACCGGTCGACGAGCTGGCGGCTCGTGCGCTCCGGTACCCCGACGAGGAGGACGCGGACTCGCACGGGGACTGGTTCGCGGCCTGCTTCACGCTCGGCGAGCGCCGCGACAAGGAGACCTGGGCGGCCGTGGCGGCCCTGCGCCACCACCCGTCGCCCGCCCACCGCGGGTTCCTGGCGGACGCCCTGGGCGTCGGAGGGGTCAGTGTCGGGACCGCAGGCCAGGACTGGTACCCAGATGCGAGGAACCGGCTGCTCGCCGCCTGGGCGGCCGACGAGACGGACGGCAGGGTCCTCGCCAGGGTCCTCGCCGCCTACCCCGGCTGCAACGAAGGCCCCGACAGCGAGGCGCTCGGGCTCCGCTACGCCGACCACCCGGAGTCCCGCGTACGCAGCGAAGTTCCCTACTACCTCCACACGCACGGCGTCCCCCTGACACCGGCGGCCACCACCGCGCTGCTCGCCCTCGCGCGCGATCCCGAAGCCGAAGTACGCGCTGCCGTGTGCCACGTACTCGGCGGGGGACGTGACCTCACCTCCGAGACCAGGAACGCACTGCTCACCTTGGTCCGAGACCCGGAGGCCGGCGTGCGGGTAACCGCTGCGGTCGCCCTGTCCAGCTCGGGCGACCGGGAGCCCGCTGTCGCGGACGCGTTCGTGCTACTGCTCGACGAGGAGGATCAACTGCTGCGCCTGGAGGGCGCCTACGGTCTTGCCAAGCTGGACGATCCGCGGACCGGGGCAGCGAACGAGCGTGTTGGACCACTCGGCCCTGGCTTCGAGCACGACCACCGGGCGAGCGAGCTCTGGTATTGGACATGGCGCAACCGACCCGACCAGGCTTGA
- a CDS encoding TetR/AcrR family transcriptional regulator, whose protein sequence is MARVSQEHLDARRRQILDGAARCFARNGFHATSMQDVLRESGLSAGAVYRYFSGKEEIITAIAEEVFTTVRGAYAEAVASTPPPPVDVLLPAVLDRVFTHTLGGDDPLIFTRLILQVWSETLRSPELTETLRAGFASLLGLWTELITAYQEAGLMPREAEPTQIARVLIATAQGFIAQQALFGDVDPAAVRAGLAALLPTASRPHPA, encoded by the coding sequence ATGGCTCGCGTATCCCAGGAACACCTAGACGCCCGCCGCCGTCAGATCCTCGACGGCGCCGCCCGCTGCTTCGCCCGCAACGGGTTCCACGCCACCTCCATGCAGGACGTGCTGCGCGAGAGCGGACTGTCCGCCGGTGCCGTCTACCGTTACTTCTCCGGCAAGGAGGAGATCATCACGGCCATCGCCGAGGAGGTCTTCACCACCGTCCGGGGCGCCTACGCCGAAGCCGTCGCCAGCACTCCCCCGCCCCCGGTCGACGTGCTGCTGCCCGCCGTGCTCGACCGGGTCTTCACCCACACCCTGGGCGGCGACGACCCGCTGATCTTCACCCGGCTGATCCTCCAGGTCTGGTCGGAGACCCTGCGCAGCCCCGAGCTGACCGAGACCCTGCGGGCCGGCTTCGCTTCCCTGCTCGGCCTCTGGACCGAGCTGATCACGGCCTACCAGGAGGCCGGCCTGATGCCCCGTGAGGCCGAGCCCACCCAGATCGCCCGCGTCCTGATCGCCACCGCCCAGGGCTTCATCGCCCAGCAGGCCCTGTTCGGCGACGTGGACCCGGCCGCCGTCCGGGCGGGCCTGGCCGCGCTGCTGCCCACGGCGTCACGACCGCACCCGGCCTGA
- a CDS encoding alpha/beta fold hydrolase — protein sequence MNRVRVAGHRALAWRGATEGAVAAVLVLHGGQIASERRPGPVNLPGLRMQGFARAVARETAGTRVAVGSVRYRYRGWNGEQADAARDATAALCDLAEELGPVPTVLVGHSMGGRAALRAAGHPCVTGVIALAPWCPPEDPVAQLRDRTVLTLHGDRDRVTEPEATRDLAARAREAGARVAGYTVHGSGHALLRRSADWHRAAADLTAGLLGLRPLPAEVAEALALGTADAGGLGLTLPL from the coding sequence ATGAACAGAGTGCGGGTCGCCGGGCACCGGGCGCTGGCGTGGCGCGGGGCGACCGAGGGGGCCGTGGCGGCGGTCCTGGTGCTGCACGGGGGGCAGATCGCCAGTGAGCGCCGGCCCGGGCCGGTCAATCTGCCGGGGCTGCGGATGCAGGGGTTCGCCCGCGCGGTGGCCCGCGAGACGGCGGGGACCAGGGTCGCGGTCGGCTCGGTGCGCTACCGCTACCGGGGCTGGAACGGCGAGCAGGCCGACGCCGCCCGGGACGCCACGGCGGCCCTCTGCGACCTGGCCGAGGAGCTCGGCCCGGTGCCGACCGTCCTGGTCGGGCACTCGATGGGCGGCCGGGCCGCCCTCCGCGCCGCCGGGCACCCGTGCGTGACCGGCGTGATCGCGCTGGCCCCGTGGTGCCCGCCGGAGGACCCGGTGGCCCAGCTCAGGGACCGCACCGTGCTGACCCTGCACGGCGACCGCGACCGGGTCACCGAGCCCGAGGCCACCCGCGACCTGGCCGCCCGGGCCCGCGAGGCGGGCGCCCGGGTGGCCGGCTACACGGTGCACGGCTCGGGCCACGCCCTGCTCCGCCGCTCCGCCGACTGGCACCGCGCGGCCGCCGACCTGACGGCCGGCCTGCTCGGCCTGCGGCCGCTGCCCGCGGAGGTCGCCGAAGCCCTCGCCCTGGGCACCGCCGACGCGGGCGGGCTGGGGCTCACCCTGCCGCTCTGA